In one Chitinophaga sancti genomic region, the following are encoded:
- a CDS encoding UbiD family decarboxylase, whose amino-acid sequence MSQQNKPIAIDDLRSALELLKTIPQQYHETNVEIDPNADLAGVYKQIGAGGTVQRPTRLGPAMMFNNIKGYPGAKVLVGLLADRERVAAMLGAPSVELGKYMGQAVKNCIAPIVVANAGAPCQEVVYKASDKDFDLRKILPAPTNTPEDAGPYFCEGLVLGSDPETGHSDVTIHRLCVQGKDSISIYFAPGRHIDAFREKAEKAGKPLPVTINMSLDPAIMIGSCFEAPTTPFGFDELSIAGGLRKKPVELVKALTVNQHSIAKAEIVIEGEILPNVRVVEDQNTNTGHAMPEFPGYNGPANQSLPLIRVTAITTRKNPIMQTLIGPGEEHTNLAGIPTEASIYNAVEAALPGLLKNVYAHTAGGGKFMSILQIQKTKPTDQGRERQAALVAFAAYYELKQVILVDEDVDIFDSNDVFWAMTTRYQGDISTIFIPGVRCHPLDPSQDPSFDPKILGKGISTKTIFDCTVPWNLKAKFKRAQFKEVDATPYLPEWFK is encoded by the coding sequence ATGAGTCAGCAAAACAAACCAATAGCAATCGACGACCTGCGGAGTGCGTTGGAATTATTGAAGACAATTCCACAACAATATCATGAAACAAATGTTGAGATTGATCCAAATGCCGATCTGGCCGGAGTATACAAACAAATAGGTGCGGGTGGTACTGTGCAGCGTCCTACACGCCTGGGGCCTGCTATGATGTTCAATAATATAAAAGGTTACCCGGGTGCAAAAGTACTGGTAGGCCTGCTGGCAGACAGAGAAAGAGTGGCAGCAATGCTGGGTGCACCAAGCGTGGAACTGGGTAAATATATGGGTCAGGCAGTAAAGAACTGCATTGCGCCAATTGTAGTGGCCAATGCTGGTGCTCCATGCCAGGAAGTAGTGTACAAAGCCAGCGACAAGGATTTTGACCTGAGAAAGATCCTGCCTGCACCAACGAATACACCTGAAGATGCGGGTCCATATTTTTGTGAAGGACTGGTATTAGGCTCTGATCCTGAAACTGGCCACAGCGATGTAACTATTCACCGCCTCTGCGTACAGGGCAAAGATTCCATCTCTATTTATTTTGCTCCTGGCAGGCACATTGATGCCTTCCGTGAGAAAGCAGAAAAAGCTGGAAAACCTCTTCCTGTAACCATCAACATGAGCCTTGATCCTGCTATCATGATCGGCTCCTGCTTTGAAGCGCCTACCACCCCATTTGGTTTTGATGAACTGTCAATAGCCGGTGGTCTGCGTAAGAAACCAGTAGAACTCGTAAAAGCCCTTACCGTCAACCAACATTCTATCGCTAAGGCCGAAATCGTGATCGAAGGTGAGATCCTGCCAAACGTAAGAGTGGTAGAAGATCAGAACACTAACACAGGCCATGCTATGCCTGAATTCCCAGGCTACAATGGCCCTGCTAACCAATCGCTGCCACTGATCAGGGTAACCGCAATTACTACCCGCAAGAACCCTATTATGCAAACGCTGATTGGCCCTGGTGAAGAGCATACCAACCTGGCAGGTATTCCTACAGAAGCAAGCATTTACAATGCTGTAGAAGCCGCCCTGCCTGGCCTGCTGAAGAACGTGTATGCACATACTGCCGGTGGTGGAAAATTCATGAGCATTCTGCAGATCCAGAAAACCAAACCTACAGATCAGGGTCGTGAAAGACAGGCTGCACTGGTTGCCTTTGCCGCTTATTATGAACTGAAACAGGTGATCCTGGTGGATGAAGATGTAGACATCTTTGACAGCAATGATGTATTCTGGGCAATGACTACCCGTTACCAGGGCGATATCAGCACTATCTTCATTCCTGGTGTTCGGTGCCATCCCCTGGATCCTTCACAGGACCCTTCATTCGATCCTAAGATTTTAGGAAAAGGTATTTCTACCAAAACTATCTTTGATTGTACTGTACCATGGAATCTGAAAGCAAAATTCAAACGTGCGCAGTTTAAAGAAGTTGATGCAACGCCTTATTTACCTGAGTGGTTTAAATAA
- a CDS encoding DUF554 domain-containing protein — MLTGPIINSVATLTGSIIGATMGNKIPERLRLALPLTFGAASMALGINSVVKVSMLPPVILALLVGSAIGELLKIEKGIEWAAIRINGPIQKIFPNGKADEDPQAFLQHFVAVLVLFSASGTGIFGALNEGITHDPTILISKAMLDFFTSAIFATSLGFIVATTVIPQFIILCGLYLLAGVILPMTTPQLIADFSACGGIIMFVTGFRITGIKKFPIANMLPALLLVMIFSHYWRLLFH; from the coding sequence ATGCTAACCGGACCAATTATAAATTCCGTCGCTACACTTACAGGCTCCATTATCGGGGCTACTATGGGAAACAAGATTCCGGAACGTCTCCGTCTTGCACTCCCGCTTACATTTGGTGCTGCTTCCATGGCACTGGGTATTAACTCAGTGGTTAAAGTAAGTATGTTGCCACCAGTTATCCTGGCACTGCTGGTAGGTAGTGCAATTGGTGAACTGCTGAAAATAGAAAAAGGGATTGAGTGGGCGGCGATCCGTATTAACGGCCCGATTCAGAAAATTTTCCCAAACGGAAAAGCTGATGAAGATCCGCAGGCTTTCCTGCAGCACTTCGTAGCAGTACTGGTACTCTTCAGTGCGAGTGGTACAGGCATCTTTGGGGCATTGAATGAAGGTATTACACACGATCCCACCATCCTGATATCCAAGGCGATGCTGGACTTCTTTACATCCGCTATCTTCGCTACTTCCCTGGGCTTTATCGTAGCTACTACAGTCATTCCGCAATTCATTATTCTCTGCGGACTATACCTGCTGGCAGGTGTGATCCTGCCTATGACCACACCACAACTGATTGCTGACTTCTCTGCCTGCGGTGGCATTATCATGTTCGTAACAGGTTTCAGGATCACAGGTATTAAGAAATTCCCTATCGCTAATATGTTGCCTGCCCTATTGCTGGTAATGATATTCTCACATTATTGGAGGTTACTCTTCCATTAG
- a CDS encoding UbiX family flavin prenyltransferase, whose protein sequence is MKKRIIIGISGATGLQYGIRALELLKEQDVETHLVVSKASELVRTYETDIKHEELMSMADVIYPTADVGAAIASGSFKTLGMLIAPCSVKTMSEIASGITSSLLSRAADVVLKERRRLVLLFRETPLHLGHLRSMTQVTEMGGIIMPPVPAFYLRPQTVDEIVTHTVARALDLFGFDIDVPRWNHDHKAQLP, encoded by the coding sequence ATGAAAAAGAGAATTATAATAGGTATCAGTGGGGCTACCGGTCTGCAATACGGTATCCGTGCACTGGAACTGCTGAAAGAACAGGATGTGGAAACACACCTGGTGGTGAGCAAGGCGTCGGAACTGGTAAGGACCTACGAAACTGATATAAAGCATGAAGAGCTGATGTCTATGGCAGATGTCATTTATCCTACTGCAGATGTAGGTGCTGCTATTGCCAGCGGATCGTTTAAAACCCTGGGTATGCTCATTGCTCCATGCTCCGTAAAAACGATGTCTGAAATTGCCAGCGGTATTACCAGTTCTCTCTTATCCAGGGCGGCAGATGTAGTGCTGAAAGAAAGAAGAAGACTGGTATTATTATTCAGGGAAACACCTTTACACCTGGGCCACCTGCGGAGTATGACACAGGTAACAGAAATGGGAGGGATCATTATGCCCCCGGTGCCGGCTTTTTATCTGCGGCCACAAACGGTCGATGAAATTGTAACCCATACAGTGGCCAGAGCGCTGGATCTTTTTGGATTTGATATTGATGTGCCAAGATGGAATCACGATCATAAAGCACAACTTCCTTAA
- a CDS encoding L-dopachrome tautomerase-related protein, which yields MSKLNFLVLGIFLAACNSGQTNKNTTDTIATSTAVPQLEEVFGDTAYQLTGVAVAKDGRLFTNYPYWADKHGYSVVEVVKGKPVPYPDTAWNSFQKGDDGQNKFVCVQSVVADDQGFLWVVDAAGISLGPVYQAANKVLKINLATNQVDRIYHFPETVAGKDSYLNDIRIDNVNGFAYMTSSTNGGIVVLNIKTGESRLVLHDHYSVKSDPQYHFELNGRTMKVNADGIALTADQQWLYYKPLTDNKLYRINAALLRNFKTSMRTLQDSVKDLGRFVTTDGMICDKAGNLYMGDLEKNAIVKITPDLQMHYIAQDKTKLLWPDSYSISADGYLYISCSQITYPPVLPYKIFRLKL from the coding sequence ATGTCGAAATTGAATTTTCTCGTGCTGGGAATTTTCTTAGCCGCGTGCAATAGTGGACAAACCAATAAAAATACCACTGATACCATTGCAACATCTACTGCCGTACCACAGCTGGAAGAAGTATTCGGAGATACCGCTTACCAGCTTACAGGAGTGGCGGTAGCCAAAGATGGCCGCTTATTTACCAACTATCCTTACTGGGCAGATAAACACGGTTATTCCGTGGTGGAAGTAGTGAAAGGCAAACCGGTTCCCTACCCAGACACTGCCTGGAATAGCTTTCAGAAAGGTGATGATGGACAAAATAAGTTTGTATGTGTGCAGTCCGTCGTAGCAGATGACCAGGGTTTTTTGTGGGTAGTAGATGCTGCCGGCATTAGTTTAGGCCCTGTATACCAGGCAGCCAATAAGGTGCTTAAAATAAACCTCGCTACGAACCAGGTAGACAGGATCTATCATTTTCCCGAAACTGTGGCCGGTAAAGATAGCTACCTGAACGACATCAGGATTGACAATGTGAATGGTTTTGCCTATATGACCTCATCTACCAACGGTGGCATTGTGGTGCTGAACATTAAGACAGGAGAATCCCGGCTGGTATTGCATGATCATTATTCCGTGAAATCAGATCCGCAGTATCATTTTGAGCTGAACGGCAGAACGATGAAGGTGAATGCCGATGGTATTGCCCTCACAGCAGATCAGCAATGGTTGTACTACAAGCCGCTCACCGATAATAAACTATACCGTATAAATGCGGCGCTACTGCGGAACTTTAAGACATCTATGCGCACCCTGCAGGATAGTGTAAAAGACCTGGGCAGGTTTGTGACTACTGATGGAATGATCTGTGACAAAGCAGGTAACCTGTATATGGGTGACCTGGAGAAGAATGCGATCGTGAAGATCACGCCTGATCTGCAGATGCATTATATCGCACAGGACAAAACGAAATTGTTGTGGCCGGATAGTTATAGTATTTCTGCGGATGGCTATTTATATATATCCTGTTCCCAGATCACTTATCCACCGGTATTACCATATAAGATATTCAGGTTGAAATTATAG
- a CDS encoding TMEM175 family protein yields MNKNRLEAFSDGVLAIIITIMVLEIKIPHGTDLAAIKPLIPVAFSYLFSFIYVGIYWNNHHHLFQVVKGVNGAILWGNLHLLFWISLLPFATGWIDENHFASLPVAFYGFILAMCGLAWKILTLIIMKHEGTDSRLRQVYKSDYKQYLSVVGYVSGIALSFYYPAVSVLMYVLVALIWFIPDRRIERNLKNH; encoded by the coding sequence ATGAACAAAAACAGACTCGAAGCTTTCAGTGATGGGGTTTTGGCCATCATTATCACCATCATGGTACTGGAAATCAAAATTCCTCACGGCACTGATCTTGCCGCCATCAAACCACTGATCCCTGTTGCATTCTCCTATCTCTTTAGTTTTATTTACGTAGGCATTTACTGGAACAATCACCACCACCTTTTCCAGGTAGTAAAAGGGGTAAACGGTGCAATTCTTTGGGGTAATCTCCACCTGTTATTCTGGATCTCCCTCCTCCCCTTTGCAACTGGCTGGATAGATGAAAACCACTTTGCTTCACTCCCGGTAGCATTCTATGGTTTTATCCTCGCGATGTGTGGACTGGCCTGGAAAATACTGACGCTTATTATCATGAAACATGAAGGAACTGATTCCCGGCTACGGCAGGTGTATAAAAGCGATTATAAACAATACCTGTCCGTGGTAGGATATGTATCCGGCATTGCCTTATCCTTCTACTACCCTGCTGTAAGTGTATTGATGTATGTGCTGGTAGCCCTCATCTGGTTCATTCCTGACAGGAGAATAGAACGAAATTTGAAAAACCACTAA
- a CDS encoding Crp/Fnr family transcriptional regulator, whose protein sequence is MEALITYLLQFGYLTEQQIALIKSKAHWKKLPKGASFSEAGKVSEEIGYLTEGVCRICYYNKAGEGFTRYFVYEDRFAADFSSFRDALPASEYIEAVTDCTLLVFSKEDFSYLDKAVPGWKDIFARITASVLESKMKAAGNMLVQDAQSRYLHFIEYYPGLANRVPQTMLASYLGITPSSLSRIRKSLL, encoded by the coding sequence ATGGAAGCACTCATTACCTACCTGCTGCAATTCGGGTACCTGACAGAACAACAGATCGCCCTTATCAAAAGCAAGGCGCATTGGAAGAAGCTCCCCAAAGGAGCCAGCTTCTCCGAAGCCGGAAAGGTATCTGAAGAAATAGGATATCTTACCGAAGGCGTCTGTCGTATCTGTTATTACAACAAGGCAGGGGAGGGCTTCACCCGTTATTTCGTATATGAAGACCGCTTCGCGGCAGACTTCAGCAGCTTCCGAGATGCGCTTCCTGCCTCTGAATATATCGAGGCGGTGACAGATTGTACGCTGCTGGTGTTTTCAAAAGAAGATTTCAGCTACCTTGACAAGGCCGTTCCCGGCTGGAAAGATATCTTTGCCCGTATCACTGCATCTGTGCTGGAAAGTAAGATGAAAGCCGCCGGTAATATGCTGGTGCAGGATGCGCAGTCACGTTACTTACACTTTATAGAATACTACCCGGGATTGGCTAACAGGGTGCCACAAACCATGCTGGCCTCCTACCTTGGCATCACACCCTCCTCATTAAGCCGTATCCGAAAATCTCTCCTTTAG
- a CDS encoding winged helix-turn-helix transcriptional regulator — protein sequence MESCTPVYSDCMQHMKGIQDALEMFNGKWKIRIMAALTFGPKRFTDLQLIIEGIGTKMLSKELQLLELNGLIRRDVIASKPVSVNYAITDYGLTVGPVIKELSHWGNTHRKQIMGKV from the coding sequence ATGGAATCATGCACACCTGTGTATTCAGATTGTATGCAACATATGAAAGGCATCCAGGATGCACTTGAAATGTTCAACGGGAAGTGGAAAATAAGGATCATGGCAGCCCTAACTTTTGGACCTAAGCGATTTACTGATCTTCAATTGATCATTGAAGGAATAGGCACAAAAATGCTGTCTAAAGAGCTCCAGCTACTGGAGCTGAATGGGCTGATCCGCCGGGATGTAATAGCCAGTAAACCAGTGTCTGTCAATTATGCCATCACGGATTATGGGCTCACTGTGGGTCCTGTCATTAAGGAATTATCTCACTGGGGCAATACCCATCGGAAACAGATCATGGGCAAGGTGTAG
- a CDS encoding glucose 1-dehydrogenase, with amino-acid sequence MEQTLKGKVALVTGASKGIGAAIAKELAAAGAAVVVNYATSTTDAERVVHAITTQGGKAIALQANVSDAEAVKRMFTAAKDAFGQIDILVNNAGIYKFAPIEAVTTDFYREQFDINVLGPVLTIQEALKYFPATGGNIVNISSSASENPMPSTSIYAASKAALDALSVALARELGARNIRVNTIAAGPTITEGVKSQGMLGTEAEQFMIRATPLGRLGQPEDIAAIVSFLVSDAAKWITADRIKASGGLQ; translated from the coding sequence ATGGAACAAACACTAAAAGGAAAAGTAGCCCTGGTAACAGGTGCTTCTAAAGGAATTGGGGCCGCCATCGCGAAGGAATTAGCAGCAGCCGGGGCGGCAGTAGTCGTTAATTATGCTACCAGTACAACAGACGCCGAAAGGGTCGTACATGCTATCACCACCCAGGGAGGAAAGGCCATTGCCCTGCAGGCGAATGTAAGTGATGCTGAAGCCGTGAAAAGGATGTTTACAGCGGCGAAAGATGCTTTTGGACAGATCGATATCCTGGTCAACAATGCGGGGATCTACAAGTTTGCGCCCATTGAAGCTGTGACTACAGACTTTTACAGGGAACAATTTGATATCAATGTATTAGGCCCGGTGCTCACCATCCAGGAGGCCCTGAAATACTTCCCTGCCACCGGTGGTAATATTGTCAATATCAGTTCTTCGGCCAGTGAGAATCCAATGCCGTCCACCAGCATTTACGCCGCTTCAAAAGCTGCATTGGATGCATTGTCTGTAGCGCTGGCAAGAGAACTGGGTGCCCGTAATATCAGGGTAAATACTATCGCTGCCGGGCCTACGATTACAGAAGGTGTTAAATCGCAGGGAATGTTAGGCACTGAGGCCGAACAATTTATGATTCGTGCTACTCCCTTGGGTAGACTGGGGCAGCCGGAAGATATCGCTGCTATTGTCAGCTTTCTGGTGTCTGATGCCGCTAAATGGATTACAGCCGATAGGATAAAAGCATCCGGTGGTTTACAATAG
- a CDS encoding transposase, with protein MHQRKRRILCSFPQTKRKSISGHSCNVPQTGRWQVERSFAWLNFFRRLDKDHERLPESSVAFIQVAFINILLK; from the coding sequence ATGCATCAAAGAAAGCGCCGCATTTTATGCTCATTTCCTCAAACAAAAAGGAAAAGCATATCAGGCCATTCCTGTAATGTTCCACAAACCGGTAGGTGGCAGGTTGAACGATCATTCGCGTGGCTGAATTTTTTCAGAAGGTTAGATAAGGATCATGAAAGGCTACCTGAATCATCTGTTGCATTCATTCAGGTAGCTTTCATTAATATACTTCTAAAATAA